Proteins co-encoded in one Bombus pyrosoma isolate SC7728 linkage group LG4, ASM1482585v1, whole genome shotgun sequence genomic window:
- the LOC122566621 gene encoding translation initiation factor eIF-2B subunit alpha has translation MEKEEICQYFNGIIKNEKDVSAGMAAIRTLLKVLQYSKSETVQELRYCLQNAIDAMRSTENPVTAIASGSELFLRFITLATLDTPSFAECKGIMLHRGKMFYEKLVAARGKVAKVAAHFIKDGSKILTHSKSRVVLQAMKGAVESNKIFEVYVTCSSPDNSGQEMCQNLTDLGVSCTLILDSAMGYVMEQVDMVMVGAEGVAESGGVINKVGTYTMAMCAKEVKKPFYVLTESFKFSRIYPLNQVDLPNEFKYTASTLKKDLQKEHPLVDYTPPHYISLLFTDLGILTPSAVSDELIKLYL, from the exons ATGGAAAAGGAAG aAATCTGTCAATACTTCAATGGCATcatcaaaaatgaaaaagatgtttCTGCTGGGATGGCTGCTATACGCACATTACTAAAAGTTTTGCAATATTCAAAAT CTGAAACAGTTCAAGAACTCAGGTATTGTCTGCAAAATGCAATAGATGCGATGAGATCCACTGAAAATCCTGTAACTGCTATTGCATCTGGCAGTGAATTATTCCTTCGTTTTATAACTTTGGCTACATTAGATACTCCT tCATTTGCAGAATGCAAGGGTATTATGCTTCATAGAGGGAAGAtgttttatgagaaattagTAGCTGCCAGAGGAAAAGTAGCAAAAGTTGCAGCACACTTTATTAAGGACGgttct AAAATACTTACTCATTCAAAATCTAGAGTTGTATTGCAAGCAATGAAGGGAGCTgttgaaagtaataaaatatttgaagtatatGTAACATGTTCTTCTCCAGATAATAGTGG GCAGGAAATGTGTCAAAATTTGACAGATTTAGGTGTATCTTGCACATTAATATTAGATTCTGCAATGGGATATGTTATGGAACAAGTTGATATGGTTATGGTAGGAGCAGAAGGGGTCGCAGAAAGTGGAGGTGTCATTAATAAG GTTGGCACATATACAATGGCAATGTGTGCTAAAGAAGTGAAAAAACcattttatgtattaacagagagtttcaaattttcaagaatataTCCATTAAATCAAGTCGATCTTCCAAATGAGTTTAAG TATACAGCAAGCACGTTAAAAAAGGACTTGCAGAAAGAACATCCATTAGTTGATTATACACCTCCACATTATATCAGCCTCTTATTTACTGATTTAGGTATATTAACACCTTCAGCTGTAAGTGATGaacttattaaattatacttgtaa
- the LOC122566454 gene encoding uncharacterized protein LOC122566454 has translation MKSKSTSVQNFGNFVEQMIDETLENNEQMIQFHRMIYEKWNIKKLSESENTEWMRNENKSLESDKQNISATVAHRRSRRHKYKRSSLMIFCKIPTSERNLMEQSLAMQAHNSVSIVNKQSTTNKSDNFNELNDINFPSIIGDTKIVELWKNSTKRATDELQIATNNVLAKACKPDRIHGLVKQQQNRRKLSFEDWKDKKTVIYQQILKKIETERQQKVLENLANMKWKKVIRQVQIRKKQEDKYRQKQKLFRRKHFETTKRTDALVKSNCDSIHEAQIINECVLYTPKNQKEIKLDKEKRITSNIMQGSKLNSAASKDRKNKTVLMEDSMENIKFYFWLNQLNCALHKKYLRERRHLVRSFYCQPFYYGSAIPYIKYL, from the exons atgaaaagtaaaagtacCTCGGTtcaaaattttggaaatttcgtCGAACAAATGATTGATGaaacattagaaaataatg AGCAAATGATACAATTCCATCGAATGATCTATGAGAAATGGAATATCAAGAAATTATCCGAGTCAGAGAATACTGAATGGatgcgaaatgaaaataaatcgctAGAATCAGATAAACAG aacATATCGGCAACGGTCGCGCATCGTAGATCACGCCGTCACAAATATAAGCGATCCTCCTTAATgatcttttgtaaaataccTACGAGTGAAAGAAACTTGATGGAGCAATCGTTAGCGATGCAAGCACACAACTCAGTTTCAATCGTCAATAAACAATCTACTACTAACAAAAGCGACAATTTCAATGAACTAAATGACATTAATTTCCCTTCGATTATTGGCGATACAAAAATTGTCGAACTTTGGAAGAATTCGACAAAACGAGCGACGGATGAATTGCAAATTGCGACAAACAATGTTCTCGCGAAAGCCTGTAAACCTGATCGTATCCACGG attaGTCAAGCAACAACAAAATAGGAGGAAGTTATCCTTCGAAGActggaaagataaaaaaacCGTTATATATCAGCAGatacttaaaaaaatagaaaccgAACGGCAGCAGAAAGTACTCGAAAATTTGGCAAatatgaaatggaaaaaagtaaTACGGCAG GTACAAATACGCAAAAAGCAGGAAGATAAATATCGTCAAAAgcagaaattatttcgtagaaaacACTTTGAAACGACTAAACGAACAGATGCGTTAGTAAAATCTAATTGTGATAGCATCCATGAAGCACAAATTATCAACGAATGTGTTTTGTATACGCCgaaaaatcaaaaagaaataaaattggataaagaaaagagaatcaCATCGAATATTATGCA gGGATCAAAACTGAATAGCGCAGCAAGTAAAGatcgaaagaataaaacagTTTTGATGGAGGATTCTATGGAAaacattaaattctatttttggTTAAATCAATTGAATTGTGCTCTTCATAAGAAGTATTTACGCGAACGCCGACATCTTGTTCGATCATTTTATTGTCAACCTTTCTATTACGGGAGTGCAATAccttatatcaaatatttatga